The proteins below are encoded in one region of Manis pentadactyla isolate mManPen7 chromosome 2, mManPen7.hap1, whole genome shotgun sequence:
- the LIPT1 gene encoding lipoyltransferase 1, mitochondrial, which yields MLIPVSMKNCFQLLCNLKVPASGFKNTVKSGLILQSVSNDVYHNLAVEDWIHDHMNLEGKPVLFIWRNSPSVVIGRHQNPWQECNLTLMREEGIKLARRRSGGGTVYHDMGNINLTFFTTKKKYDRMENLKLVVRALRTVQPRLDVQATKRFDLVLDGQFKISGTASKIGRTTAYHHCTLLCSTDGTFLSSLLKSPYQGIRSNATASIPSLVKNLLEKDPSLTCEVLMNAIAAEYAAHHQIDNHINLVNPTDETLFPGINSKAKELQTWEWIYGKTPKFSINTSFNVLYEQSHLEIKVFVDIKNGRIEICNIEAPDHWLPLEICDKLNSSFIGSKFCPVETTMLTSILHRTCPEDNELHSKWDILCEKIKGIM from the coding sequence TTCCAATGATGTTTACCATAATCTGGCTGTAGAAGACTGGATCCATGACCATATGAATCTAGAAGGCAAGCCAGTTCTTTTCATTTGGAGAAATTCTCCTTCTGTTGTCATTGGTAGGCATCAGAATCCTTGGCAGGAATGTAATCTGACTCTGATGAGAGAAGAAGGTATAAAACTGGCTCGAAGAAGAAGTGGAGGAGGAACAGTCTACCATGATATGGGAAATATCAATTTGACTTTTtttacaaccaaaaaaaagtatgaCAGGATGGAAAATCTAAAATTAGTTGTGAGAGCTCTGCGTACTGTCCAACCCCGGCTGGATGTGCAGGCTACCAAAAGATTTGACCTCGTACTTGATGGACAGTTTAAGATCTCAGGAACAGCTTCTAAGATTGGCCGGACTACTGCTTATCACCATTGCACTTTATTGTGTAGTACTGATGGGACATTCTTGTCATCTTTGCTGAAGAGCCCTTACCAAGGGATCAGGAGCAATGCCACTGCCAGCATACCTTCCTTAGTAAAAAATCTCCTGGAAAAAGATCCCAGTCTGACCTGTGAAGTACTGATGAATGCTATTGCTGCAGAGTATGCTGCTCATCATCAAATTGATAATCACATTAACCTAGTAAACCCAACAGATGAGACACTGTTTCCTGGAATAAATAGCAAAGCCAAAGAGCTGCAAACCTGGGAGTGGATATATGGCAAAACTCCAAAGTTTAGTATAAATACTTCCTTTAATGTGTTATATGAACAGTCACACTTGGAAATTAAAGTATTTGTAGACATAAAGAATGGAAGAATTGAAATCTGTAATATTGAAGCACCTGATCATTGGTTGCCACTGGAAATATGTGACAAATTAAATTCAAGTTTTATTGGCAGTAAGTTTTGCCCAGTTGAAACTACTATGCTAACAAGTATATTACATAGAACGTGTCCAGAAGACAATGAACTACACAGTAAATGGGATATTCTTTGTGAAAAAATTAAGGGAATAATGTGA